The following is a genomic window from Magnetococcales bacterium.
GCCACTTTTCCGGCAGGGTGCGCAGGGCCTTGGCCAGAATGCGAAATTCACTGACCCGGATGGTCAACTCGTTGGTCTGGGTGCGAAACAGGGTGCCGACCACCCCGAGAATGTCGCCCACCTCCACCTTGCGAAAAATGTCTCGATAAATCTCGGCCCCCACAGCATCCCGCTGCACGGCGATTTGCAGTTGATCGGTGGCGTCCTGCAAGGTGGCAAAGGTCAATTTGCCGAAATTGCGCAACAACATGACCCGTCCGGCGGTCTGGATCTGAATGCCGGTCAGGCTTTCCGGATCGGTCATCTCCCCGAACTCGCGACGAATCCATTCAAGTTTGGCTTCCGGTTTGAAATCGTTCGGATAGGGATTGATCCCCGCGCTCCGCAAGGCCTCCACCTTGGCCCGCCGAATGGCAATTTGCTGGTTTTCCTCACTGGACATGGGAACTCCTCAAACAGACATGATTCTCTGGGCCAGGGCGGCCCGGATGAAAGGATCCAGGTGACCGTCCAAAACGGCCTCGGTGTTGCCGGTTTCCACGCCGGTGCGCACATCCTTGACCATGCGGTAGGGGTGCAGGACATAGGAACGGATCTGATGGCCCCAGCCGATGTCGGTCTTGGCATCATTGACAGCTTGTGCCGCTTCGGCCCGTTTGTCCAACTCCATCTGGTAGAGCCTGGCGCGCAACATTTTCATGGCATCATCCTTGTTGCGATGTTGCGACCGGCCATTCTGACACTGTACCACGATTCCGGATGGATGGTGGGTGATCCGGATGGCCGAGCTGGTCTTGTTGACATGCTGTCCGCCGGCTCCCGACGCCCGGAATGTGTCGATCCGGAGATCCTTGTCGTCGATTTCGATTTCGATCCGGTCATCCAGTTCCGGATAGACATAGACCGAGCTGAACGAGGTATGTCGGCGTGCCGAGGCATCGAAGGGGCTGATACGCACGAGCCGATGGACCCCTCCTTCGGTTTTCAGGAATCCGTAGGCAAACTCCCCCTCGATCCGGACGCTGGCCGATTTGCAGCCGGCCTCTTCTCCCGGCAGGTAATCGACCAGTTCATGTTTGAACCCGTGGGCTTCACTCCAGCGCAGATACATGCGCAGCAACATTTCCGCCCAATCCTGGGATTCGGTGCCTCCAGCCCCGGGATGAATTTCCAGGAAGGCGTTGTTCATGTCGGCCTCGCCGGAGAGCATTCTCTGGAGTTCCATATCCTCGACCCGGGCGAGCATGTCGCGGGCCTGGGCGGCCACATCGGCCAGTACCGCTGCATCCCCTTCGGCACGGGCAAGTTCCACCAGATCCCGGGCATCGTTGAGGCCCATGTCCATACGGTCCCAGTCGCCAATGGTCTTTTCCAGGCGATCCTTTTCCCGCATGATTTCCCGAGCCTTGTCAGGATTGTTCCACAGATTGGCATCGGCGCTGAGAACAGTCAGCTCTTCCAGTCGTTTGCGGCCTTGATCATAGTCAAAGATGCCCCCTTAGGAGGGTCAGCTTCTCCCGGATGGTGTCAAATACCTTTTGAATGTTTTCGTCCATGGATTCCTCGACCAACTGAATTTTTTGCCAACAATGCTGTCTTCAGCCCATACTAACTCATTTTTGTGGGGAGTACCCATGGCTTTTCTGCAAGCTGGTGGGAAACAGCACGGCCTGGTCCAGTATACCGGGGTTTGTCATGGACGAAAATTGACAAATCGTATGGTACGTTGAGATTTTATTGATATTATTTTTATAATAATTTCCATTCACCTGAATCATTAAAAATAAAGTAACGGTCCACGTGGGAACCATTCCACTGGACACTGCGATAAACCAGACCGTTGCTCTCTCTGTCTCGGAGCTGGCGACCGACCATCCGGCTTTCGGTATAGGAATTGGGATCATGGAGATGGTCATAACCGATGCGAATATCATGCAACAGGCTCTCTACACTACCGATCAAGGTTATAAAATCCGCTGCATGCGGTGGATCCTGAGTGGCAGCACAAAATTGGCTCCTATGGTGGGCCACTTCCCGGATGGCGGTTTCCTGCTCCTTGCCGGCGTAATAGATCCCATACGATCCATCAGAAAAACGCGATTCCTTTCGGCCAACAAATCCCAATCATCGGGTGGGGCAATGCGCTCGAAAAGGTTGACTGGGGGATGGCGAGTGGGGATAATACGGAAGGTTTTTTTCCACACGACAGGGTGTGTCGGTATTTTATTCATGTCTATCCACCACGGACAGCATCCAACAGACGGCGGACATCAGCAAGGTCGGTGACACGGCCTCCAAGCATATGTTGAAGGGCGGATTGGCCATTGAAATACTGATTGGGTTGACGAATCCAGGCATCTGCCAGTCGAGAATCGGAGTAGAGAATTTGCAAGGCTTTAAAAATGCCGACGATGTAACCAAGGCGTTCCATGGTGTCGTGGGAGACGTTTTGGACCTGACCATGTTTCCAACCAGCATATGTGGTTTGTCCAGGTTCACCGAGCAATTTGAGATGCTCTTGTTCGGTATGGACACCCCATTTTTCTACTATCTGGAAAAAAGCCCGCAAGCCAACAACCGCCATGTCGGCGGGGTTTGTGGAAAATTGCCTGTCAGCCTGTTGGGCCACGTTACGTCACCTCGGTTCGGTACGATCCGCCAATCCGGCTCCATACTGAATTATCACATGTATTCATGACGGTGCAAGTCCATATTGTTCAGGCCAATCGCATTTGTAAATTCAGGCTCTGTGATTTCAATGTGTCACGAACGCCTTGCTTGCAGCTTCCAAGATGCAACACATTGATTTTACATTCATGATGATTCCAGGTGCGATTGCCCTGCCATATTGTTTGACACAATTCCTGAAAATTTCAGATTGGCATTCGTGAGTGGTTGTCTCCATCCTGGAATCGTTGCATGTGTGACGTTGCACAGCCAACTTTAAAAATTGCAGGACGGGCAACACGTCTCCCACTTGCGGCAGGAGTTTTTCCCTGGGAATCCCGAAGGGTGGCGTCTTTCCCGTCCCGCTTGATCCTGTCACACTCACTCGCCTTCAAATTCAACCAGGGTGGAAAACCGGTAGCCGCGTTTTGTGAGATTTTTACTGCCGCCGAGGTCGGGAAGATCGACGATGAAGGCCATTTCGGCAACGATACCTCCCAGTTTTTCCACCAGTGTCGCTGCGGCCAGGGCCGTGCCGCCCGTGGCCAGAAGGTCATCCACCAGCAGGACCCGGGTTCCGGAAGTGATGGCATCCTGGTGAATTTCAATCTTGTCGGTTCCGTACTCCAACTGGTACTCCTGCGTCACGACAGCCCCCGGAAGTTTGCCCTTTTTGCGCACCGGGACAAATCCCTTGCCCAGGGTATAGGCCAAGGCTCCTCCCAGGATGAAACCGCGTGCCTCGATACCCACGATGCAATCGAACGGAGTTTCCGCGCTCAGACAGCGTTGTGCCAGGGCATCGATTGTCATGCGCAACCCCACCGGATCCTTCAGCAGGGTGGTAATGTCGCGAAACATGATCCCCGGCTTGGGGTAGTCGGGAATGGTCCGAATCAAACTTTTAATGGTCATGTTGTCCCCCGTTCGGGCTCTGATTGGCAATGTGACGACTGCTGTTACTCGGTACAACCATCATTGTTTTCGACAATTTTTGGAATCAGGGCCAGAAAGAGACGGACCACCCGGTCGGCATTGGCATGCATGGTTTGCTTGATCATTTCCCAGGTGACCGGTGCCTCTTCCTCGTGCCAGCAATCATAGTCGGTGGACATGGCCACGGGGGCATAGTGCAGCTTTTTTTCGCGGGCCAGAACACATTCGGGGACCGTACTCATGTTGATGATATCGGCTCCCCATTGGCGGAACATGTGACTTTCGGCACGGGTGGAAAACCGTGGACCTTCGATGGTGATGACGGTCTTGTTTTCGTGATGTTCCATCCCCAGCTCCCGGGCCGTGGCCGCGAACAACCGGCGCAGACCAGGGCAGAAAGGTTCGGCCATCGGGGTATGCACCACCTCGTTGCCGTCAAAATAGGTGCTTGCCCTTTTTTTGGTCCAGTCGATGAACTGGGACGGAAACACCAGATGTCCGGGGGCAATCTCCCCACGCAACGATCCCACCGCCGTTGTGGCCAGAATGTGCGTGCAGCCGTGGGCGTGCAGGGCGGCGATATTGGCGCGAAAATTGACATTGGAAGGTGGAATGGTATGTCCATGGCCATGGCGGGCCAGGATGGCCACCTCGACACCGCCTATCTTGCCCGTCGTCAGTACCGATGACGGCTTGCCATAGGGGGTTTCCACGTCCAGTTGCCTGGTACCTTTTAGAATAACTGGATTATCCAGTCCAGAACCTCCGATAATTCCAATCTTTATCATGATCCGTTCCCGGTTTGAGGATGAATGAGGAAGAATACACTTTTTCCCAGTCAGATACACATTTTCAGTTCCGGACGTCCAGGTTTGCCGTACCTTCATGTTGCCGGATACACAATTTTGTCCCGGGCGTCCAGGTCTGCCCTATCCTCACGTTGCCAGATATACAATTTTCGTTCCGGGTGTCCAGGTTTTCCGCATTTTCATACCGTTGCGGAAATGAAGACAGCATTGGACATCGACCCGGACACTCAGCGCAACCCGGATCCGTCGGCAACCTGGCCCGGCTTGTTGCGCGTGAAAAACCAGTGTCCCATCACCAGATGATCCATCTGCGTGCGCAAAAAACAATCCAGGGCCTCACCGGGTTGACAGACGACGGGTTCATTTTCGTTGAAGGAGGTATTGAGGAGAATGGGAATGCCGGTCAACTCGCCAAAGGCGGCGATCAGGCGATGATAGAGGGGGTTGGTTGCCTCGGTGACGGTTTGCAGGCGACCCGAACCATCCACATGCGTGACAGCCGGAATCTGGTCTCTTTTTTCTGCCCGGATCTGGAACACCTGCATCATGAAGGGGACATCGGCGTCGGTTTCGAACCACCCGGCAACCTCCGAGCGCAAAATGGCCGGTGCAAAGGGTCGGAAGGATTCCCGGCGCTTGATTTTGCGGTTCAGGATTTCTTTCATGTCGGGCCGCCTTGGATCGCACAGGATGGAACGGTTGCCC
Proteins encoded in this region:
- the prfB gene encoding peptide chain release factor 2 (programmed frameshift) — protein: MDENIQKVFDTIREKLTLLRGHLDYDQGRKRLEELTVLSADANLWNNPDKAREIMREKDRLEKTIGDWDRMDMGLNDARDLVELARAEGDAAVLADVAAQARDMLARVEDMELQRMLSGEADMNNAFLEIHPGAGGTESQDWAEMLLRMYLRWSEAHGFKHELVDYLPGEEAGCKSASVRIEGEFAYGFLKTEGGVHRLVRISPFDASARRHTSFSSVYVYPELDDRIEIEIDDKDLRIDTFRASGAGGQHVNKTSSAIRITHHPSGIVVQCQNGRSQHRNKDDAMKMLRARLYQMELDKRAEAAQAVNDAKTDIGWGHQIRSYVLHPYRMVKDVRTGVETGNTEAVLDGHLDPFIRAALAQRIMSV
- a CDS encoding RES family NAD+ phosphorylase is translated as MGFVGRKESRFSDGSYGIYYAGKEQETAIREVAHHRSQFCAATQDPPHAADFITLIGSVESLLHDIRIGYDHLHDPNSYTESRMVGRQLRDRESNGLVYRSVQWNGSHVDRYFIFNDSGEWKLL
- a CDS encoding DUF2384 domain-containing protein produces the protein MAVVGLRAFFQIVEKWGVHTEQEHLKLLGEPGQTTYAGWKHGQVQNVSHDTMERLGYIVGIFKALQILYSDSRLADAWIRQPNQYFNGQSALQHMLGGRVTDLADVRRLLDAVRGG
- a CDS encoding adenine phosphoribosyltransferase; translated protein: MTIKSLIRTIPDYPKPGIMFRDITTLLKDPVGLRMTIDALAQRCLSAETPFDCIVGIEARGFILGGALAYTLGKGFVPVRKKGKLPGAVVTQEYQLEYGTDKIEIHQDAITSGTRVLLVDDLLATGGTALAAATLVEKLGGIVAEMAFIVDLPDLGGSKNLTKRGYRFSTLVEFEGE
- the mtnP gene encoding S-methyl-5'-thioadenosine phosphorylase, with the protein product MIKIGIIGGSGLDNPVILKGTRQLDVETPYGKPSSVLTTGKIGGVEVAILARHGHGHTIPPSNVNFRANIAALHAHGCTHILATTAVGSLRGEIAPGHLVFPSQFIDWTKKRASTYFDGNEVVHTPMAEPFCPGLRRLFAATARELGMEHHENKTVITIEGPRFSTRAESHMFRQWGADIINMSTVPECVLAREKKLHYAPVAMSTDYDCWHEEEAPVTWEMIKQTMHANADRVVRLFLALIPKIVENNDGCTE